One Alicyclobacillus acidoterrestris DNA window includes the following coding sequences:
- the drmA gene encoding DISARM system helicase DrmA, with amino-acid sequence MAKENHDSLGVEAPDLHSVQPNAWIVRINNSQSLAYFSITLDMDSSECAGIRPGDGFLLIEETMRIFAIARVYRKRPGHSCTTFLFDGITAVEPVKSLTDFGVSQSQNASFISRLDWAVFESVTQQICGFQFSALPVVSGDTPQEQAYVRELLQSAVVDDLLGPAGGPTEEIIDMSVRDRYLVGKLAPQNTRIEDEDNIAKAGEIDSEESEGEVDASTNQSLVPSSIGFTFCVDGSVSEVELDARWGRYQRGESERINEKTEKPFRAWKRIPSGGTKTITLKQGIIEPFVIDETCPEVIIQGTVSNPLESGDRLVTLFMVNTQDAPKQNQDAAWVFQPAMKVRDLHGQAIFRKRPVLGMNGADEERESLEMIYRNHVEFAVGHGVSVHAVIAEHDNEHAIEVRTSVIPTFEVPVTETPGLDVSDRPAMRRLVNEGYLDMERLAQLEVDELINALTILTEDYKNWITEQRSRIGSSVHGYESPANEALNRCEIVLGRLKDGINTLRTNEKAVEAFRFANRAMASQRIHSIFALQRRRGEAPDLDALNVSKNRSWRPFQLAFMLLSIPSLADPTHKDRTEPLEAYADLLWFPTGGGKTEAYLGVAAFTMAIRRLQHDLGDFDSGRGLAVIMRYTLRLLTLQQFQRATALICAMEVLRRGNPQVWGQEPFTIGLWVGQRVTPNTTKESHDAIEAEREKKHRSGSTPAQLTSCPWCGSEILPGRDVHVDREIGRTLIYCSDKYGRCDFSKSRSKDLGIPVLVVDDELYRRPPSMLIATVDKFALTAWRGQVRTLFGHASQECPRHGLLWPEADCTGNHQRKGNLLSTSVRQIKAIRPPDLIIQDEFHLISGPLGTMVGLYETAVDDLCSWTLNGKIIRPKIIASTATVRKASEQVRNVFLREVSVFPPHGLDVEDNFFSVQRPVEQKPGRRYIGICSPGSSRPAVLIRVYVAMLTAAQSLFDHFGQVADPYMTVVGYFNSLRELGGMRRLAEDDVQTRSYRVQMSNVARPGLKQRAVRNVDELTSRVSNKDIPSKLDRLEIKFKKSPEKKEKPVDIVLATNMLSVGVDVNRLGLMVVNGQPKSTAEYIQATSRVGRSFPGLVCTVLTWSRPRDLSHYETFEHYHSTFYKHVEAQSVTPFAPRALDRGLTGAMVSWLRMYSESLNPNSGAEALDSTTKYEVEKVRHAFSDRAWKVKGKSAKDNTISMISDRIDRWVKESTRPGRHLGYETRHGQGDVAALLKKPGVLAWDEFTVPMSMREVEPGVQLVMDTMSLSELPQWKAQEKNTKREGSTK; translated from the coding sequence ATGGCAAAGGAGAACCATGATAGCTTAGGAGTTGAGGCACCTGATCTCCACAGTGTCCAACCAAATGCGTGGATCGTCCGCATCAACAACTCGCAGTCATTAGCTTATTTCTCCATTACCTTAGATATGGACTCATCCGAATGTGCTGGCATACGCCCCGGAGATGGTTTTTTGTTGATAGAAGAGACAATGCGGATTTTTGCCATTGCAAGGGTCTATCGTAAACGTCCGGGTCATAGTTGCACTACCTTTCTCTTCGATGGAATTACAGCAGTTGAGCCAGTGAAATCACTCACCGATTTCGGCGTTTCACAGAGTCAGAATGCCAGCTTCATTTCCCGTTTGGATTGGGCAGTTTTCGAATCGGTGACACAACAGATATGTGGATTTCAGTTCTCCGCCCTACCAGTTGTTTCGGGCGATACTCCGCAAGAGCAGGCCTACGTCCGGGAACTACTTCAGTCCGCGGTGGTGGATGATCTTCTAGGTCCAGCGGGAGGACCTACCGAGGAAATTATTGATATGAGTGTGCGGGATCGATATTTGGTGGGTAAGCTTGCACCGCAGAACACCCGCATCGAAGATGAAGACAACATTGCCAAGGCAGGTGAGATTGACTCGGAGGAATCTGAAGGGGAAGTTGATGCTTCAACTAATCAGTCGCTTGTTCCATCATCCATTGGATTTACATTCTGTGTAGATGGATCTGTTTCAGAGGTCGAACTTGATGCAAGGTGGGGCCGTTATCAGCGTGGAGAAAGCGAACGAATTAATGAAAAGACTGAAAAACCATTTCGTGCTTGGAAAAGGATACCGTCTGGTGGGACAAAAACCATTACCTTAAAGCAGGGAATAATTGAACCTTTTGTTATTGATGAAACTTGTCCCGAGGTCATTATACAGGGAACTGTAAGTAATCCTCTCGAAAGCGGGGATAGGTTGGTAACTCTATTCATGGTTAATACCCAGGACGCACCGAAACAAAATCAGGATGCAGCATGGGTATTTCAGCCGGCAATGAAAGTTCGCGATTTGCATGGACAGGCGATTTTTAGAAAGCGCCCTGTGTTAGGGATGAATGGAGCAGACGAAGAACGAGAATCCCTTGAGATGATATATCGGAACCATGTCGAGTTTGCTGTAGGTCACGGGGTATCAGTTCACGCAGTTATTGCTGAGCATGACAATGAACACGCAATTGAGGTTCGAACCAGTGTGATTCCAACCTTTGAAGTTCCGGTCACCGAAACTCCCGGTCTGGATGTAAGTGATCGTCCAGCGATGAGACGACTTGTGAATGAAGGATATCTCGACATGGAGCGACTTGCACAGTTGGAAGTCGATGAACTCATAAATGCTTTAACCATCCTTACTGAAGACTATAAAAACTGGATTACCGAGCAAAGATCGAGAATTGGAAGCTCTGTGCACGGGTATGAGAGTCCAGCGAATGAAGCATTGAACCGTTGCGAAATAGTGCTTGGTAGGCTTAAAGATGGCATCAATACATTGCGAACCAATGAAAAGGCTGTTGAAGCATTCAGGTTCGCCAATCGGGCAATGGCTTCTCAGCGTATTCACAGCATATTTGCTTTACAGCGACGACGTGGAGAAGCACCGGATTTAGATGCTCTCAATGTTTCGAAAAATAGATCGTGGCGACCGTTTCAGCTTGCTTTCATGCTTTTATCAATACCTTCGTTAGCGGATCCCACTCACAAAGATCGCACGGAACCTCTTGAGGCATATGCCGACTTATTGTGGTTTCCAACTGGTGGAGGCAAAACGGAGGCTTATTTAGGTGTTGCTGCTTTTACAATGGCGATCCGCCGGCTACAGCACGACCTTGGCGACTTTGATTCAGGACGCGGACTGGCCGTAATCATGCGGTATACACTTCGTCTCTTAACCCTTCAGCAATTTCAACGTGCCACGGCTTTAATTTGCGCTATGGAGGTGCTGAGACGGGGTAATCCGCAAGTGTGGGGGCAAGAGCCTTTTACGATTGGTTTGTGGGTTGGTCAACGTGTCACACCAAATACAACCAAAGAGAGTCATGATGCCATTGAAGCTGAACGTGAAAAAAAGCATCGTAGTGGTTCCACGCCTGCCCAACTCACGAGCTGTCCTTGGTGTGGCTCTGAAATACTTCCCGGTAGGGACGTCCATGTTGATAGGGAGATTGGTAGAACACTGATTTACTGTAGTGACAAGTATGGACGATGTGATTTTAGCAAATCACGATCAAAGGACTTAGGAATACCAGTTCTTGTTGTAGATGATGAATTATATCGACGCCCTCCATCGATGTTGATTGCAACAGTAGATAAGTTCGCGCTGACTGCATGGAGAGGTCAAGTAAGGACTCTGTTTGGCCATGCTTCTCAAGAATGTCCACGTCATGGATTGTTATGGCCGGAAGCTGATTGTACGGGAAACCATCAGAGAAAAGGGAATCTGTTATCGACCTCAGTTCGGCAAATAAAGGCCATTCGCCCGCCTGACTTAATTATTCAGGATGAGTTCCATCTGATCAGTGGTCCGCTAGGCACAATGGTTGGATTATATGAAACTGCCGTGGACGACCTTTGTTCTTGGACGCTTAATGGGAAAATCATCAGACCAAAAATCATTGCTTCCACAGCGACCGTTCGAAAGGCAAGTGAGCAAGTCCGGAACGTTTTCTTAAGGGAAGTATCCGTGTTCCCGCCACATGGGCTAGATGTCGAAGACAACTTTTTCTCTGTTCAGAGACCGGTTGAGCAAAAACCCGGACGTCGTTATATAGGCATATGTTCACCAGGAAGCTCAAGACCCGCTGTGCTGATTCGAGTATATGTGGCTATGCTTACGGCGGCGCAGTCATTATTTGACCACTTCGGTCAAGTGGCAGATCCCTACATGACCGTAGTCGGCTATTTCAATTCGCTTCGTGAACTAGGAGGTATGCGGCGCCTTGCTGAGGACGATGTTCAAACACGTTCCTATCGAGTGCAAATGAGTAATGTGGCGCGACCTGGGTTAAAACAACGCGCTGTGCGAAACGTGGATGAACTGACTTCTCGAGTGTCCAACAAGGACATACCGAGCAAATTGGATCGTTTGGAAATTAAATTCAAGAAATCACCGGAGAAGAAAGAAAAACCCGTTGATATCGTGCTTGCGACTAACATGCTCTCAGTAGGCGTGGATGTGAATCGATTGGGGCTTATGGTTGTGAACGGGCAACCCAAAAGTACGGCGGAGTACATTCAGGCAACCAGTCGAGTTGGACGTTCTTTTCCGGGATTGGTCTGCACAGTTTTAACTTGGTCACGACCTCGGGATTTATCGCACTATGAGACTTTCGAGCACTATCATTCAACTTTTTATAAACATGTAGAAGCCCAATCGGTTACCCCTTTTGCGCCCCGTGCATTGGATCGAGGACTAACCGGTGCAATGGTCAGCTGGTTGAGAATGTACTCTGAATCTTTGAATCCCAATTCCGGCGCAGAAGCTCTCGACAGCACAACAAAGTACGAAGTTGAGAAAGTGAGGCACGCTTTTTCTGATAGAGCGTGGAAAGTGAAAGGTAAATCAGCTAAGGACAATACAATATCGATGATCTCGGATCGCATCGACCGTTGGGTGAAGGAATCGACAAGACCAGGAAGACATCTTGGCTATGAAACACGTCACGGCCAGGGAGATGTTGCAGCATTGTTGAAAAAGCCTGGAGTGCTTGCGTGGGACGAATTTACCGTTCCTATGTCCATGCGAGAAGTTGAACCCGGCGTTCAGTTGGTAATGGATACAATGAGCTTATCTGAACTTCCGCAGTGGAAGGCCCAAGAGAAAAACACGAAGCGCGAAGGGAGCACGAAATAG
- the drmC gene encoding DISARM system phospholipase D-like protein DrmC, translated as MDEFWQVVAEIGLEIHPQRINSISRKINSLDSIQQIDQIKSGFWGDRELALFDRLRVAWGKVPYTSPAEVSSALYAASATSSVIESRNVVELVWTGPSTGLVPVRHTEQVLREVIAYATKRIFLVSFVAYEVDTIIKALQEAVARQVRIDVLLESPSQRGGHVSFDSITAMKSSIPAANVYTWMTKPDSYVQVGSVHAKCAVADSAVAFVTSANLSQAAMEKNMELGVLVRGGAVPQKLEQHLDYLVTTGVVQRV; from the coding sequence ATGGATGAATTTTGGCAAGTCGTCGCCGAAATCGGTCTTGAGATACATCCGCAACGAATAAATTCAATTTCTAGGAAAATAAACTCCTTAGACTCAATACAACAAATCGACCAAATTAAATCTGGTTTTTGGGGTGATAGGGAGTTAGCACTATTTGACCGGTTGCGCGTGGCATGGGGAAAAGTTCCGTACACAAGTCCCGCAGAGGTGTCATCTGCACTATATGCAGCTTCTGCCACATCTTCAGTGATAGAAAGCCGAAACGTCGTAGAATTAGTATGGACAGGGCCATCCACTGGGTTGGTTCCTGTTCGTCATACGGAGCAAGTGCTTCGTGAGGTTATTGCATACGCCACAAAAAGAATTTTCCTAGTAAGTTTTGTGGCTTATGAGGTTGATACAATAATCAAGGCGTTACAGGAAGCAGTTGCTCGCCAAGTTCGTATTGATGTGCTTTTAGAGTCACCAAGTCAACGTGGTGGACATGTGAGTTTTGATTCGATAACAGCTATGAAAAGTTCGATACCGGCAGCGAATGTATATACTTGGATGACGAAACCAGACAGCTATGTCCAAGTGGGTTCTGTACATGCAAAATGTGCCGTAGCAGATAGTGCTGTCGCTTTCGTTACAAGTGCAAACCTCAGCCAGGCCGCAATGGAGAAAAACATGGAGCTCGGTGTCTTAGTTCGCGGGGGAGCTGTACCGCAAAAACTTGAACAACACTTAGATTATTTAGTAACAACTGGAGTTGTTCAAAGAGTATAA
- the drmB gene encoding DUF1998 domain-containing protein, giving the protein MVGQVRPSQLLWTYGPGALIDLPNLSVITMGLDRWDVNHCQPVEEARLLAAVRRVLGPQVERLRVPPFLRDENASPFSAEGKIGVPVRPFPRWLRCVKCGLLGEYDSGLFDIKPDPYRPDRTHFVHTNCEKGSNTDAVPARFLLACRNGHLDDFPWHWYVHSGPSECTGTLRFFESNASLQTEDLKVKCDECGVTRPMVFAFGEDAKDNLPACRGRHPHLDTFETSCDEAPRTVLLGATNSWFPITLSVLAIPLEKNQVNQLVLDGWEYFADAESQDEVKVIVKTLTKSAVLPGIDQHDPKEIWKAIQDKREGNTQEAIVSEADIKVPEWGILTSPNPRTDWPQFLARRTEIPQAFSAQIDDVLLVERLREVNALIGYTRVEAPEETDDPDERPPMASICRGNPDWIPVSEVHGEGIFVKFSESAIRKWEERSSVKRRDESLQAGHRGWRNARKLNPDVAYPGIRYAMLHTFAHLLIRELALECGYNAASIRERIYANADEEKPMAGVLLYTAAPDSDGTLGGLVELGKAESLGRLIRQALLRAGVCSSDPLCSEHAPSNDRSLHAACCHACGFVAETSCERGNRYLDRALLVRTLECEDAAFFDMGSGVDG; this is encoded by the coding sequence GTGGTTGGTCAAGTAAGGCCAAGTCAATTGTTGTGGACATATGGTCCGGGTGCTCTCATTGACCTACCAAACCTTTCAGTGATTACAATGGGACTCGACAGATGGGATGTAAACCACTGTCAACCGGTTGAGGAAGCAAGGTTATTGGCTGCAGTACGTCGTGTGCTCGGTCCCCAGGTAGAACGTTTACGCGTACCTCCGTTTCTAAGGGATGAAAATGCGAGCCCCTTTTCGGCGGAAGGTAAAATAGGTGTACCTGTACGACCATTTCCACGTTGGCTTAGATGTGTAAAATGTGGTCTTCTCGGAGAATACGACTCTGGTTTGTTTGATATTAAGCCCGATCCCTATCGTCCCGATCGGACACACTTTGTACATACAAATTGCGAGAAGGGTTCAAACACCGATGCTGTACCGGCTAGGTTTTTGCTTGCATGTAGAAATGGTCATTTGGATGATTTCCCATGGCATTGGTATGTCCATAGCGGTCCAAGTGAATGCACTGGTACGTTAAGATTTTTTGAAAGCAATGCCTCTTTGCAAACCGAGGATCTGAAGGTTAAATGTGATGAATGTGGTGTTACGAGACCGATGGTTTTTGCATTTGGGGAAGACGCAAAAGACAATCTTCCTGCATGCCGCGGACGACATCCACATTTAGATACGTTTGAAACATCATGTGATGAAGCCCCCAGGACGGTGCTCCTTGGGGCAACTAACAGTTGGTTTCCTATCACCCTGTCTGTCCTTGCTATTCCATTGGAGAAAAATCAAGTAAATCAGTTAGTGCTTGACGGATGGGAGTATTTTGCTGATGCAGAGTCTCAGGATGAAGTCAAGGTAATTGTTAAGACGTTGACAAAGAGCGCGGTTTTGCCTGGAATTGATCAACACGATCCGAAAGAAATTTGGAAGGCTATTCAAGATAAGCGAGAGGGAAACACTCAAGAGGCTATTGTTTCTGAGGCAGATATCAAGGTTCCTGAATGGGGGATATTAACATCTCCGAATCCACGAACAGATTGGCCTCAATTCTTGGCAAGAAGAACAGAAATACCTCAAGCCTTTAGTGCTCAAATCGATGATGTGCTATTGGTGGAGAGACTTCGCGAGGTAAATGCCCTAATCGGATATACAAGAGTAGAAGCTCCCGAGGAAACAGATGATCCCGATGAGCGGCCACCAATGGCAAGCATATGTCGCGGTAACCCTGATTGGATTCCGGTTAGCGAAGTACATGGCGAGGGCATATTTGTTAAGTTCTCTGAATCCGCAATACGTAAATGGGAGGAGCGCAGTTCAGTCAAGAGGAGAGATGAATCGCTACAGGCTGGACATCGCGGTTGGAGAAATGCTCGGAAGTTAAATCCGGATGTAGCGTATCCCGGGATAAGATATGCAATGTTGCACACCTTCGCACATCTCTTGATTCGCGAACTTGCTTTAGAGTGCGGTTACAACGCGGCGAGTATTCGTGAACGTATCTACGCAAATGCAGATGAGGAGAAACCCATGGCCGGAGTCCTCCTTTATACTGCAGCTCCTGATTCAGATGGTACTCTCGGCGGACTTGTTGAATTAGGCAAGGCAGAAAGCTTAGGAAGACTGATTCGACAGGCTCTATTAAGGGCTGGTGTTTGTTCGTCTGATCCCCTGTGTTCGGAACATGCTCCAAGTAATGACCGATCCTTGCATGCTGCTTGTTGTCACGCTTGTGGGTTCGTGGCCGAGACTTCATGCGAACGAGGGAACAGGTATTTAGACAGAGCTCTATTGGTTCGTACTTTAGAATGTGAAGATGCGGCTTTCTTTGATATGGGGAGTGGCGTCGATGGATGA
- a CDS encoding AIPR family protein has protein sequence MYQKIQSEIQQEYYQTNFPNDGQRFVAWYLRNVHMRDRNQTRHDITDGPGDKQIDAIVIDDERNIIYVIQGKFIGQDKVDSEPLREVLSSWVQFRDLDLLQQNGNDRLKAKLVEVATALEDDYELVFELITTSSLTQSAEDDLAMFQQQIANFEENDDISSSIDLVDNEELQRRYDMALETENPFIKHKFQLISGKYMDMEVGGTQVVLAAVPLTECLKIPGIKDGSLFQKNVRQSLGLNNAVNKGIKNTLFGDKHQDFFFFHNGVTAICSKMEIHDGTLHTSGLNVVNGCQSLTTIYSCSERVKKLQETYVMFRFYEIPQRDRADKISISTNSQSPVKPRDLRSNDKRVLNLKKLYEQRYPTGLFKTKRGEETPADRDPKYVLDLADLGKYLISWHSQRPNIAYSETKIFDKYFEQLFKREYQPEDAQALNMWMHSIKCCWSAENPLGLNETLLAMKAYAPFHHLYAVSKCFAIMTKESERVPSPSVCYRQAEQKQVVDKIVEIAGLTLNMALEAAANEPQPQNRVFSPQNWIKTKNCLAGINFAVNNYFLMLPSMPGGGAVLQTLKEALIIPRENFEYRWAAD, from the coding sequence ATGTATCAAAAAATACAGAGTGAAATCCAACAAGAGTATTATCAAACAAATTTTCCGAACGATGGTCAACGATTTGTAGCATGGTACTTACGCAATGTCCACATGAGAGATCGAAATCAAACTCGGCATGACATTACGGATGGACCGGGGGATAAACAGATTGATGCAATTGTAATTGATGATGAGAGAAACATCATCTACGTCATTCAAGGTAAATTCATTGGCCAAGATAAGGTGGATAGCGAGCCATTACGGGAGGTGCTATCATCCTGGGTACAGTTTCGTGATCTTGACCTCCTCCAACAAAACGGAAATGACCGTCTGAAAGCAAAATTAGTGGAAGTCGCGACAGCTTTAGAAGATGACTATGAACTAGTATTCGAATTGATCACTACCTCATCACTTACGCAGTCAGCTGAAGATGATCTTGCAATGTTTCAACAACAGATTGCAAACTTTGAGGAAAATGATGACATCTCCTCTTCTATCGACCTTGTTGATAATGAAGAACTTCAGCGAAGATATGATATGGCCTTGGAGACGGAAAACCCTTTTATTAAACATAAATTCCAGCTTATAAGCGGAAAGTATATGGATATGGAAGTTGGGGGTACTCAAGTTGTATTGGCAGCGGTTCCGCTAACTGAGTGTTTGAAGATCCCCGGTATCAAAGATGGCTCACTATTTCAAAAAAATGTGCGACAGTCCCTTGGATTGAACAATGCCGTCAACAAAGGGATTAAGAATACATTGTTTGGGGATAAGCACCAGGATTTTTTCTTTTTCCACAATGGCGTTACAGCGATTTGCAGTAAAATGGAAATCCATGATGGAACTCTGCATACGTCGGGGTTGAATGTGGTAAACGGCTGTCAGTCTCTTACCACTATCTATTCTTGTAGTGAGAGAGTAAAGAAATTGCAAGAAACGTACGTGATGTTCCGTTTTTATGAAATACCACAGCGGGACCGTGCGGATAAAATCAGTATATCTACCAACTCTCAGAGCCCGGTAAAACCGCGCGATCTGCGCAGTAATGATAAAAGAGTCTTAAATCTAAAAAAACTTTATGAACAAAGGTATCCGACCGGGCTGTTCAAGACGAAGCGTGGTGAGGAAACTCCAGCAGATAGAGATCCTAAATATGTATTGGATCTGGCGGATTTAGGTAAGTATCTTATTTCATGGCACTCGCAAAGACCTAACATCGCCTACAGCGAAACGAAGATATTTGACAAGTATTTTGAACAATTGTTTAAGCGTGAGTATCAACCAGAGGACGCACAAGCATTGAACATGTGGATGCATTCTATTAAATGTTGTTGGTCGGCCGAAAATCCTCTGGGTCTTAACGAGACACTTCTGGCGATGAAGGCATACGCGCCTTTCCACCATCTCTATGCTGTATCAAAATGCTTCGCTATCATGACTAAGGAGTCTGAACGGGTTCCTAGCCCATCTGTATGTTATCGTCAAGCCGAACAAAAACAAGTGGTAGATAAAATTGTGGAGATCGCTGGCCTGACACTTAACATGGCACTTGAGGCAGCGGCTAATGAACCACAGCCTCAGAATAGGGTATTCAGTCCTCAAAACTGGATTAAAACCAAAAACTGTTTGGCTGGAATCAACTTTGCAGTCAACAACTATTTTCTCATGCTACCCTCAATGCCGGGGGGAGGGGCTGTGCTTCAGACGCTTAAAGAGGCGTTAATAATACCAAGAGAGAATTTTGAATACCGATGGGCAGCGGATTAA